The following proteins come from a genomic window of Leisingera daeponensis DSM 23529:
- a CDS encoding bifunctional allantoicase/(S)-ureidoglycine aminohydrolase: MTKRSYYAPEGGLPPQTQLLTDRAMFTEAYAVIPKGTMSDIVASLLPFWDKARFWVLSRPLSGFAETFSQYIAEVQPGGGSDRPETEPGTETVLFVVQGAMTLSIDGTAHEMEEGGYAFLPPQASWSLRNNSGAPVRFHWIRKAYQAVAGLDAPEAFVTNENSVDPTPMPGTEGKWATTRFVDPNDLRHDMHVTIVTFEPGAVIPFAETHVMEHGLYVLEGKAVYRLNQDWVEVEAGDYMWLRAFCPQACYAGGPGKFRYLLYKDVNRHMPLAPLR, translated from the coding sequence ATGACCAAACGATCCTATTACGCTCCGGAAGGCGGGCTGCCGCCGCAGACCCAGTTGCTGACCGACCGGGCCATGTTCACCGAAGCCTATGCGGTGATCCCCAAGGGCACGATGAGCGATATCGTGGCGAGCCTGCTGCCGTTCTGGGACAAGGCGCGGTTTTGGGTGCTGTCGCGGCCCCTGTCGGGCTTTGCCGAGACGTTTTCCCAGTATATCGCCGAGGTGCAGCCCGGCGGCGGCAGTGACCGTCCTGAGACGGAACCCGGCACCGAGACGGTTCTGTTTGTCGTCCAAGGGGCCATGACGCTGTCCATTGACGGCACCGCGCATGAAATGGAGGAGGGCGGTTATGCCTTCCTGCCGCCGCAGGCCAGCTGGAGCTTGCGGAACAACTCCGGCGCGCCGGTGCGCTTCCACTGGATCCGCAAGGCGTATCAGGCAGTTGCCGGGCTGGACGCACCCGAAGCCTTTGTCACCAACGAAAACAGCGTTGACCCGACCCCGATGCCGGGGACCGAGGGCAAATGGGCGACCACGCGTTTCGTGGACCCCAATGACCTGCGCCACGACATGCATGTGACAATCGTCACCTTTGAACCCGGCGCGGTGATCCCCTTTGCCGAAACGCATGTGATGGAGCACGGGCTCTATGTGCTGGAGGGCAAGGCGGTTTACCGGCTGAACCAGGACTGGGTCGAGGTCGAGGCCGGCGATTACATGTGGCTGCGGGCCTTCTGCCCGCAGGCCTGTTATGCAGGCGGTCCGGGCAAGTTCCGCTATCTGCTCTATAAGGACGTGAACCGGCATATGCCGCTGGCACCGCTGCGCTGA
- the bhcB gene encoding beta-hydroxyaspartate dehydratase BhcB, whose protein sequence is MKDTAMYIPTYEDMLAAHERIRPHIRRTPVRTSDFLNELTGAELFFKCENFQEPGAFKVRGASNAVFGLDEEQAKKGVATHSSGNHASCLSYAAMLRGIPCNVVMPRTAPQAKKDTVRRYGGKITECEPSTSSREETFAQVQAETGGDFVHPYNDPRVIAGQGTCAKEFVEQTDGLDMVVAPIGGGGMISGTCLTLSTLAPETQVIAAEPEQADDAYRSFKAGYIIADDAPKTIADGLLVPLKELTWHFVSNHVSEIYTASDAEIIDAMKLIWKHLRIVMEPSSAVPLATILKNKDAFAGKRVGLIVTGGNVDLDKLPWMNS, encoded by the coding sequence ATGAAGGATACCGCTATGTATATCCCGACCTATGAGGACATGCTGGCTGCGCATGAGCGCATCCGGCCCCATATCCGCCGCACGCCGGTGCGCACTTCGGATTTTCTGAATGAGCTGACCGGGGCGGAGCTGTTCTTCAAGTGCGAGAACTTCCAGGAGCCGGGCGCGTTCAAGGTGCGCGGCGCCAGCAACGCGGTGTTCGGGCTGGATGAGGAACAGGCGAAAAAAGGCGTGGCAACGCATTCTTCGGGCAATCATGCCTCCTGCCTGTCCTATGCGGCGATGCTGCGCGGCATCCCGTGCAACGTGGTCATGCCGCGCACCGCGCCGCAGGCCAAGAAGGACACCGTGCGCCGGTACGGCGGCAAGATTACCGAATGCGAGCCCTCGACCTCCTCGCGCGAAGAAACCTTTGCCCAGGTGCAGGCGGAGACCGGCGGCGATTTCGTGCATCCCTACAACGACCCGCGCGTCATTGCGGGGCAGGGCACCTGCGCCAAGGAGTTCGTGGAGCAGACCGATGGCCTCGACATGGTTGTGGCCCCGATCGGCGGCGGCGGCATGATCTCCGGCACCTGCCTGACGCTGTCGACGCTCGCGCCGGAAACTCAGGTGATCGCGGCGGAGCCAGAGCAGGCCGATGACGCCTACCGCAGCTTCAAGGCGGGCTACATCATCGCTGATGATGCGCCCAAGACCATCGCCGACGGGCTGCTGGTGCCGCTGAAGGAGCTGACCTGGCATTTCGTCAGCAACCACGTGAGCGAAATCTACACCGCGTCCGATGCCGAAATCATCGATGCGATGAAACTGATCTGGAAGCACCTGCGCATCGTGATGGAGCCATCCTCGGCGGTGCCGCTCGCCACCATTCTGAAAAACAAGGACGCCTTCGCGGGCAAACGCGTGGGCCTGATCGTCACCGGCGGCAATGTCGACCTCGACAAACTGCCCTGGATGAACAGCTAA
- the modC gene encoding molybdenum ABC transporter ATP-binding protein, with product MLTVSLQHALQGFGLDVQFEAPPGVTVLFGRSGTGKTTVVQAVAGLLRPDQGRVTLNGELLFDTSQRHWLPPHKRRMGYVFQEGRLFPHLTVRQNLLFGQWFAPRSAKRESLDRVVELLGIGPLLQRRPGRLSGGEKQRVAIGRALLSAPRMILADEPLSALDEARKAEILPYFERLRDEIGIPMLYVSHSAAEVARLATTVVVLQDGKVQRQGSAAEVLGDPAVLPAGVRAAGALLEARVTRHHADGLTELEAGGVPLFLPQIAKAPGSQVRVRISAHEVILSRQRPEGLSALNILPGTVENVRTGSGPGAMVSLRTPAGQLLARVTRRSAQALGLEPGANCFAVVKTVSIAPEDIGSGG from the coding sequence ATGCTGACGGTCTCGCTGCAACATGCGCTGCAGGGGTTCGGGCTGGATGTGCAGTTCGAGGCGCCGCCCGGCGTCACCGTGCTGTTCGGGCGGTCGGGCACCGGCAAGACCACGGTGGTTCAGGCGGTTGCCGGCCTGCTGCGGCCCGATCAGGGGCGGGTGACGCTGAATGGTGAGCTGCTGTTTGACACCTCGCAGCGGCATTGGCTGCCGCCGCACAAGCGGCGCATGGGCTATGTGTTTCAGGAGGGGCGGCTGTTTCCGCATCTGACCGTGCGGCAGAATCTGCTGTTCGGGCAATGGTTTGCGCCGCGCAGCGCCAAGCGGGAGAGCCTGGACCGGGTGGTGGAGCTGCTGGGCATCGGTCCCCTGCTGCAACGGCGGCCCGGGCGGCTGTCAGGCGGTGAGAAACAGCGGGTGGCGATTGGCCGGGCCCTGCTGTCGGCGCCGCGGATGATCCTGGCGGACGAGCCGCTGTCAGCGCTGGATGAGGCGCGCAAGGCGGAGATCCTGCCATACTTCGAGCGGCTCAGGGACGAGATCGGCATCCCTATGCTCTATGTCAGCCATTCCGCCGCTGAAGTGGCCCGGCTGGCGACCACGGTTGTGGTGTTGCAGGACGGCAAGGTGCAGCGCCAGGGCAGCGCGGCAGAGGTGCTGGGCGATCCGGCGGTCCTGCCCGCAGGCGTGCGCGCCGCCGGCGCCCTGCTGGAGGCACGAGTGACCCGCCACCACGCGGACGGGCTGACGGAGCTGGAGGCGGGTGGCGTGCCGCTGTTCCTGCCGCAAATCGCCAAGGCACCGGGCAGCCAGGTGCGGGTTCGAATCTCGGCGCATGAGGTGATCCTGTCGCGCCAGCGCCCTGAAGGCCTGTCAGCGCTCAACATCCTGCCGGGCACGGTTGAGAATGTCCGCACCGGCAGCGGCCCGGGCGCCATGGTCTCGCTGCGGACGCCGGCAGGGCAGTTGCTGGCGCGGGTCACCCGGCGCTCGGCGCAGGCGCTGGGGCTGGAACCGGGGGCAAATTGCTTTGCCGTGGTGAAAACCGTTTCCATCGCGCCGGAGGATATCGGCAGCGGCGGCTAG
- the modB gene encoding molybdate ABC transporter permease subunit: MSAETAWLGPQEWQAVMLSLRVSLWATLAALPLAVFVAYALARWRFPGKQIVNSLVHLPLILPPVVTGYLLLMVFGTKGPVGGALQQIGIVFAFRWTGAALAAGIMAFPLMVRAIRLSVEAVDPKLEQAAATLGASRVLCFATVTLPMILPGLIAGTVLGFAKAMGEFGATITFVSSIPGQTQTLPSAIYTFLQVPGGEAAALRLTLVSIAIALSALLFSELLARRAAERAGGG, from the coding sequence GTGAGCGCTGAGACCGCATGGCTGGGGCCGCAGGAATGGCAGGCGGTGATGCTGTCGCTGCGGGTCTCGCTCTGGGCGACGCTGGCGGCGCTGCCGCTGGCGGTCTTTGTGGCCTATGCGCTGGCGCGCTGGCGGTTTCCCGGCAAGCAGATCGTCAACAGCCTGGTGCATCTGCCGCTGATCCTGCCGCCGGTGGTGACTGGTTACCTCTTGCTGATGGTGTTTGGCACCAAGGGGCCGGTCGGCGGAGCGCTGCAGCAGATCGGCATCGTCTTTGCCTTCCGCTGGACCGGGGCGGCGCTGGCGGCCGGGATCATGGCCTTTCCGCTGATGGTGCGGGCGATCCGGCTGTCGGTTGAGGCGGTGGATCCGAAGCTGGAACAGGCCGCGGCGACCCTGGGCGCTTCGCGGGTGCTGTGCTTTGCCACCGTCACACTGCCAATGATCCTGCCGGGGCTGATTGCCGGCACTGTGCTGGGCTTTGCCAAGGCGATGGGGGAATTCGGCGCGACCATTACCTTCGTCTCCAGCATCCCGGGGCAGACGCAGACATTGCCCTCGGCGATCTACACGTTTCTGCAGGTGCCAGGCGGGGAGGCGGCGGCATTGCGGCTGACGCTGGTGTCGATTGCTATTGCCCTCAGCGCGCTGCTGTTCTCCGAACTACTGGCACGCCGCGCGGCTGAGCGGGCCGGAGGGGGCTGA
- the bhcR gene encoding HTH-type transcriptional regulator BhcR produces MPQAPRRKGRPKNFDSASNPPTIQSLDRALDVLDALAGASGMTLTELSTALDQSAATMYRVLATLEARQIVEMEPQSQTWHIGAMAFRLGSAFLRRSSVIERARPVMRELMEATGETSNLGIERGGDVMFVSQVETYESIRAFFPPGTTSPMHASGIGKALLSCFGEDQLTRFLRGRTLTEFTEKTLTSAEALREDLAQIRRRGWSFDDEEKAPGMRCVAAPVFGMQGEVLAGISVSGPTSRMPDTRISEIGALVRGAAEKLSYGLGAPAADQAAPG; encoded by the coding sequence ATGCCGCAAGCGCCGCGCCGCAAGGGCCGCCCTAAGAACTTTGATTCCGCCAGCAATCCGCCCACGATCCAATCGCTCGACCGGGCGCTGGACGTGCTGGATGCACTGGCCGGCGCCAGCGGCATGACGCTGACGGAACTGTCCACCGCGCTGGATCAGTCGGCGGCCACCATGTACCGGGTGCTGGCCACGCTGGAGGCGCGCCAGATCGTCGAGATGGAGCCGCAGTCGCAGACCTGGCACATCGGCGCCATGGCCTTCCGCCTCGGCTCCGCCTTCCTGCGCCGCTCCAGCGTGATTGAACGCGCACGGCCGGTGATGCGGGAGCTGATGGAGGCAACCGGCGAGACCTCGAACCTCGGTATCGAACGCGGCGGCGACGTGATGTTTGTGAGCCAGGTGGAAACCTACGAGTCGATCCGCGCCTTCTTCCCGCCCGGCACCACCTCACCCATGCACGCGTCCGGCATCGGCAAGGCGCTGCTCAGCTGTTTCGGGGAGGACCAGCTGACCCGCTTCCTGCGCGGGCGGACGCTGACGGAATTCACGGAGAAAACCCTCACCTCCGCCGAAGCCTTGCGCGAAGACCTGGCACAGATCCGCCGCCGCGGCTGGTCTTTCGACGACGAGGAAAAGGCGCCGGGCATGCGCTGTGTGGCGGCGCCGGTGTTCGGAATGCAGGGTGAGGTGCTGGCCGGGATCTCTGTCTCCGGCCCGACGTCCAGGATGCCGGACACGCGCATCAGCGAAATCGGCGCCCTGGTCAGGGGCGCCGCTGAGAAACTGTCCTATGGGCTGGGCGCGCCGGCAGCGGATCAGGCCGCGCCCGGCTGA
- the bhcA gene encoding L-aspartate--glyoxylate aminotransferase BhcA, whose translation MSFQNPVFIPGPTNMPEALRKAVDMPTLDHRSPLFGQILHPALAGVKKVLKSETAEIFVFPSTGTGGWETAITNTLNAGDKILAARNGMFSHRWIDMCQRHGLDVQVVETPWGAGIPADRYEEILTADKAHEIKVVLATHNETATGVKSDIAAVRRALDAAGHPALLFVDGVSSIASMDFRMDEWGVDIAVTGSQKGFMLPPGLAITGFSPKAMKAAETATLPRTFFDIKDMAKGYANSAYPYTPSVGLLNGLNMACGMLLDEGLENVFARHHRIAEGVRAAVRAWGLELCAVSPEVYSDSVSAIRTPEGFDANTFVSLAAEKYGVAFGTGLGEVAGKVFRIGHLGSLTDVMALSGIATAEMVMADLGLGIQLGSGVAAAQDYYRGNTASSAKAAA comes from the coding sequence ATGAGCTTTCAAAATCCGGTTTTCATCCCCGGTCCGACCAATATGCCCGAAGCACTGCGCAAGGCAGTGGACATGCCGACGCTGGACCACCGCTCGCCGCTGTTCGGCCAGATCCTGCATCCGGCACTGGCCGGGGTGAAGAAGGTTCTGAAAAGCGAAACCGCCGAGATCTTTGTGTTTCCGTCGACCGGCACCGGCGGCTGGGAAACCGCGATCACCAACACGCTGAACGCAGGCGACAAGATCCTGGCCGCCCGCAACGGCATGTTCAGCCACCGCTGGATCGACATGTGCCAGCGCCACGGGCTGGACGTTCAGGTCGTTGAAACCCCTTGGGGCGCGGGCATCCCGGCGGACCGCTACGAGGAAATCCTGACCGCTGACAAAGCGCACGAAATCAAGGTGGTTCTGGCGACCCACAACGAGACCGCAACCGGCGTCAAATCCGACATCGCCGCCGTCCGCCGCGCCCTGGACGCCGCAGGCCACCCGGCGCTGCTGTTCGTGGATGGCGTGTCCTCAATCGCCTCGATGGACTTCCGGATGGATGAATGGGGCGTCGATATTGCCGTCACCGGCTCGCAGAAGGGTTTCATGCTGCCGCCGGGCCTGGCCATCACCGGTTTCTCGCCCAAGGCGATGAAGGCGGCGGAGACCGCGACGCTGCCGCGCACCTTCTTTGATATCAAGGACATGGCCAAGGGTTATGCCAACAGTGCCTATCCCTACACGCCTTCCGTCGGCCTGCTGAACGGTTTGAACATGGCTTGTGGTATGCTGCTGGATGAAGGGCTGGAGAATGTCTTTGCCCGCCACCACCGGATTGCCGAGGGTGTCCGCGCCGCGGTCCGTGCCTGGGGGCTGGAGCTGTGCGCGGTGTCGCCGGAGGTCTACTCCGACAGCGTTAGCGCGATCCGCACGCCGGAGGGCTTTGACGCCAACACATTCGTCAGCCTGGCGGCGGAGAAATACGGCGTCGCCTTTGGCACCGGCCTGGGTGAGGTCGCGGGCAAGGTATTCCGCATCGGCCACCTCGGCAGCCTGACCGATGTGATGGCGCTGTCCGGTATTGCCACCGCCGAAATGGTCATGGCCGATCTGGGCCTCGGTATCCAGCTGGGCTCCGGCGTGGCGGCGGCGCAGGACTACTACCGCGGCAACACTGCCAGCAGCGCCAAGGCTGCTGCCTGA
- the modA gene encoding molybdate ABC transporter substrate-binding protein, with product MAAMAQAQITVFAAASTKTALDEAAAAYQSATALPVTISYAGSPALARQIQLGAPADVFLSANPGWMDVLQQEGLADPASRLDLLTNRLVLIAHGKDAAPLDLSAADLGGLLGEGRLAMALTDAVPAGIYGKAALMALGQWAGVAPKVAQTANVRAALALVASGEAPMGVVYATDASADDRVSVIAVFPEGSHPRIVYPAAAVTGGNAAEAKAFLDYLHSPEARDIFLRHGFGVLAE from the coding sequence ATGGCAGCGATGGCGCAGGCGCAGATCACGGTCTTCGCCGCCGCCAGCACCAAGACAGCGCTGGATGAGGCCGCCGCGGCCTATCAGTCCGCCACCGCGCTGCCCGTCACCATTTCCTATGCCGGCTCCCCGGCGCTGGCGCGGCAGATCCAGCTGGGCGCGCCGGCGGATGTGTTCCTCTCCGCCAATCCCGGCTGGATGGATGTGCTGCAGCAGGAGGGGCTTGCGGATCCGGCCTCGCGCCTGGACCTGCTGACCAACCGCCTGGTGCTGATCGCGCACGGGAAAGATGCCGCGCCGCTGGATCTGTCAGCCGCGGATCTGGGCGGACTGCTGGGCGAAGGCAGGCTGGCCATGGCGCTGACCGATGCGGTGCCTGCGGGGATCTACGGCAAGGCCGCCCTGATGGCATTGGGGCAATGGGCCGGCGTCGCGCCCAAGGTGGCGCAGACCGCCAATGTGCGCGCGGCGCTGGCGCTGGTGGCGTCGGGCGAGGCGCCGATGGGCGTTGTCTACGCGACCGATGCCAGCGCGGATGACCGGGTCTCGGTGATCGCGGTGTTTCCGGAGGGAAGCCACCCGCGGATCGTCTATCCGGCCGCCGCCGTCACAGGCGGAAACGCCGCAGAAGCCAAGGCTTTTCTGGACTATCTGCACAGCCCCGAAGCGCGGGACATCTTCCTGCGCCACGGCTTCGGGGTGCTGGCGGAGTGA
- a CDS encoding CheB methylesterase domain-containing protein gives MESAYPGMRVYLANNLMMAYNQAEAAQPVFAFVEDGFTKLPEFEMMMALFSAIDTRWVSVMDTQGATPARKSSPLLDVGAGIFELTKADHPSQFAQYFDMMVNAPRRSPRTAARATASGPAAAAGGSRKLILIGSSTGGVEALRSILVGFPFDCPPTLIVQHTGKNFGSGLVSLLDRICPARVRAAEDGIPLEPGYVYIAAGQRRHMGLSSRKPLRLRMKEGPDISGHTPSVDALFTSAVPYGKDVVATILTGMGQDGARGLLDLRKAGAKTFAQDEKSSVVYGMPRVAWDIGAAQQQVPLARMASTLLQASRA, from the coding sequence ATGGAATCCGCTTACCCGGGCATGCGGGTGTATTTGGCGAACAACCTGATGATGGCCTACAACCAGGCAGAAGCGGCACAGCCGGTTTTTGCCTTTGTGGAAGACGGGTTCACCAAGCTGCCGGAATTCGAGATGATGATGGCGCTGTTTTCGGCGATCGACACGCGCTGGGTCTCGGTTATGGACACCCAGGGCGCCACGCCGGCGCGCAAATCCTCGCCTCTGCTGGACGTCGGGGCAGGTATCTTCGAACTGACGAAGGCGGATCACCCCAGCCAGTTCGCCCAGTATTTCGACATGATGGTCAACGCGCCGCGCCGCAGCCCACGGACGGCGGCGCGCGCCACGGCAAGCGGTCCTGCAGCGGCTGCGGGCGGCAGCCGCAAGCTGATCCTGATCGGGTCCTCGACCGGCGGGGTGGAGGCCCTGCGCAGCATTCTGGTCGGCTTCCCGTTCGACTGCCCGCCAACCCTGATCGTGCAGCACACCGGCAAGAATTTCGGCTCCGGCCTGGTATCCCTGCTGGACCGGATCTGCCCGGCCCGGGTGCGGGCCGCCGAGGACGGCATCCCGCTGGAGCCGGGCTATGTCTACATCGCCGCCGGCCAGCGCCGCCACATGGGGCTGAGCAGCCGCAAGCCGCTGCGGCTGAGGATGAAGGAAGGCCCGGATATTTCCGGCCACACGCCGTCTGTTGACGCTCTGTTCACCTCTGCCGTGCCATATGGAAAGGACGTTGTTGCCACCATCCTGACCGGCATGGGCCAGGACGGCGCCAGGGGGCTGCTCGACCTGCGCAAGGCCGGTGCCAAGACCTTTGCCCAGGATGAAAAGTCCTCGGTCGTTTACGGAATGCCCAGAGTGGCCTGGGACATCGGCGCTGCGCAGCAGCAGGTGCCGCTGGCCCGGATGGCCAGCACACTACTCCAGGCCAGCAGAGCCTGA
- the bhcC gene encoding 3-hydroxy-D-aspartate aldolase BhcC, which translates to MNAQTNFDQLEVGYDVPAVPGMDEADIQTPALVLDLDALERNIKKMGDYAKAHGMRHRVHGKMHKSVDVAKLQEELGGAVGVCCQKVSEAEVFARGGIKDILVSNQVRDPQKIDRLARLPKLGARTIVCVDDIDNVADLSAAAQKHGTELEVFVEIDCGAGRCGVTTTEAVVEIAKAVNAAENLKFSGIQAYQGAMQHMDSYEDRKAKLDIAIAQVADAVEGLKAEGIECELVSGGGTGSYYFESNSGVYNELQCGSYAFMDADYGRILDKDGNRIDQGEWENAFFLLTQVMSHAKADKAIVDAGLKAQSVDSGLPFVFGRDDVEYIKCSDEHGVVSDPNGALKVGDKLRLVPGHCDPTANVHDWYVGVRNGKVETVWPVSARGKAY; encoded by the coding sequence ATGAACGCACAGACAAATTTTGATCAGCTCGAAGTCGGCTATGACGTCCCGGCGGTCCCGGGCATGGACGAGGCTGACATCCAGACCCCGGCGCTGGTCCTCGACCTGGATGCGCTGGAGCGCAACATCAAGAAGATGGGCGACTATGCCAAGGCGCACGGAATGCGCCACCGGGTGCACGGCAAGATGCACAAGTCGGTGGATGTGGCGAAGCTGCAAGAAGAACTGGGCGGCGCGGTTGGCGTCTGCTGCCAGAAGGTCTCCGAGGCCGAGGTCTTTGCCCGCGGCGGCATCAAGGACATCCTGGTCTCCAACCAGGTGCGCGACCCGCAAAAGATCGACCGCCTGGCCCGCCTGCCCAAACTGGGCGCCCGCACCATCGTCTGCGTCGATGACATCGACAACGTGGCCGACCTGTCGGCCGCGGCGCAGAAGCACGGCACGGAGCTGGAAGTCTTTGTCGAGATCGACTGCGGCGCCGGCCGCTGCGGTGTGACCACAACCGAGGCGGTTGTCGAGATCGCCAAGGCGGTGAACGCGGCCGAGAACCTCAAGTTCTCCGGCATCCAGGCCTATCAGGGCGCGATGCAGCACATGGACAGCTATGAGGACCGCAAGGCCAAGCTGGACATTGCCATCGCCCAGGTTGCCGATGCGGTCGAAGGCCTGAAGGCTGAAGGCATTGAATGCGAGCTGGTTTCCGGCGGCGGCACCGGCTCCTACTACTTTGAATCGAACTCCGGCGTGTACAACGAGCTGCAGTGCGGCTCCTACGCCTTCATGGACGCGGATTACGGCCGCATCCTGGACAAGGACGGCAACCGGATCGACCAGGGCGAGTGGGAAAACGCCTTCTTCCTCCTGACCCAGGTGATGAGCCACGCCAAGGCCGACAAAGCCATTGTGGACGCGGGGCTGAAGGCGCAGTCGGTCGACAGCGGCCTGCCCTTCGTCTTCGGCCGCGATGACGTGGAATACATCAAATGCTCGGATGAGCACGGCGTGGTCTCCGACCCGAACGGCGCGCTGAAAGTGGGCGACAAGCTGCGGCTGGTGCCCGGCCACTGCGACCCCACCGCCAACGTGCATGACTGGTACGTCGGCGTGCGCAACGGCAAGGTCGAAACCGTCTGGCCCGTCTCTGCCCGCGGCAAGGCTTACTGA
- a CDS encoding chemotaxis protein CheD yields MTTVFANSKSVTVLQGEYRVTTDPKIVFSTVLGSCIAACIYDPENGVGGMNHFLLANARQGGAANARYGIHAMELLINGIMKKGAVRSNLKAKVFGGAKMSANLSDIGASNADFVQRFLRDEGIPCISSSVGGTSARRVRFHACSGAAQQTHVQDDRKLGEMEQRAATRPAPAPAPAAGGAGAVTLF; encoded by the coding sequence TTGACCACTGTTTTCGCCAATTCGAAATCCGTAACGGTTCTTCAGGGGGAATACCGGGTGACTACCGATCCGAAAATCGTGTTCTCCACGGTGCTTGGCTCGTGCATCGCGGCGTGTATTTACGATCCGGAGAACGGTGTGGGCGGAATGAACCATTTCCTGCTGGCGAATGCCCGCCAGGGCGGGGCGGCCAACGCCCGCTACGGCATCCACGCGATGGAGCTGCTGATCAACGGAATCATGAAGAAGGGCGCCGTGCGGTCCAATCTGAAGGCCAAGGTCTTTGGCGGCGCCAAGATGTCGGCAAACCTGTCGGATATCGGCGCGTCCAATGCCGACTTCGTGCAGCGGTTCCTGCGCGATGAGGGCATCCCCTGCATTTCCTCCAGCGTAGGCGGCACATCCGCCCGCAGGGTGCGGTTCCACGCCTGTTCCGGCGCGGCCCAGCAGACCCATGTCCAGGACGACCGCAAGCTCGGCGAAATGGAGCAGCGTGCCGCAACGCGCCCGGCTCCGGCACCGGCACCGGCGGCAGGCGGCGCGGGCGCTGTCACCCTGTTCTGA